In the genome of Salmo trutta chromosome 18, fSalTru1.1, whole genome shotgun sequence, one region contains:
- the LOC115153291 gene encoding cytochrome P450 26A1 — MGFYTLFVTCLCTLLLPLLLIVTAMKLWEMYVISGSDPTCPSPLPPGTMGLPFLGETLQMVLQRRKFLKIKRQKYGYIYKTHLFGSPTVRVMGSEHVKQILMSEHKLVAAQWPASVRLILGSHALSNAHGALHKSKKKAIMKAFSGEALKEYIPVIREEVRCAVHSWLQSDSCVLVYPEMKRLMFRIAMRILLGFEPEQTKTDELELVEAFKEMINNLFSLPIDVPFSGLYRGLRARNIIHSKIEQNIKNKLSNIDNNNNYKDALQLLIENGERNEERLSMEEIKESATELLFGGHETTASTATSLVMFLGLHAHVMRKMRHELQEKHLLGAQSEDKPLSIELLEQLKYTSCVIKETLRINPPVPGGFRVALKTFELNGYQIPKGWKVIYSICDTHDVLDTLINKEAFQPERFLDKSPDDSSRFGYIPFGGGARTCVGKEFAKVVLKVFLVEVVTKCDWTLLNGPPTMKTGPTVYPVDNLPTKFSRYGDKCIQNN; from the exons ATGGGTTTCTACACGTTATTCGTAACATGTCTTTGCACTCTCCTGCTCCCACTCCTTCTGATCGTGACGGCGATGAAACTGTGGGAAATGTACGTCATTAGTGGAAGTGATCCAACCTGTCCGAGTCCTCTTCCTCCGGGTACCATGGGACTGCCCTTCCTTGGCGAGACGCTTCAGATGGTCCTACAG AGAAGAAAATTCCTAAAAATAAAACGTCAAAAATATGGATATATTTATAAGACGCATCTCTTTGGGAGTCCCACGGTGCGGGTAATGGGTTCAGAACATGTGAAACAGATTCTGATGTCGGAACACAAATTGGTCGCCGCTCAGTGGCCAGCATCAGTGCGACTCATTCTCGGGTCGCACGCCCTCTCCAATGCGCATGGCGCGCTCCACAAGAGCAAGAAAAAG GCGATCATGAAAGCCTTTTCTGGAGAAGCCCTGAAAGAGTATATTCCTGTGATCCGGGAGGAGGTGAGATGCGCAGTGCATAGCTGGCTGCAAAGCGACTCTTGTGTGCTAGTGTACCCAGAGATGAAGCGCCTCATGTTCCGCATCGCAATGAGGATCCTGCTTGGCTTCGAGCCCGAGCAAACAAAGACCGACGAGCTGGAATTAGTGGAAGCGTTCAAAGAAATGATAAATAACCTTTTCTCCCTACCAATCGATGTTCCTTTCAGCGGCTTGTACCGG GGTCTGAGAGCACGCAACATCATCCACTCAAAGATAGAGCAAAACATCAAAAATAAGCTGTCCAATATTGATAACAACAATAACTACAAAGATGCTCTGCAGTTATTGATTGAGAATGGAGAGAGGAACGAGGAGCGACTAAGCATGGAG GAGATAAAAGAGTCTGCCACAGAATTGCTATTCGGTGGCCACGAGACGACAGCGAGCACTGCGACCTCTCTGGTGATGTTTCTCGGGCTGCATGCACATGTCATGCGTAAAATGCGCCATGAGCTTCAGGAGAAG CATTTGTTGGGAGCCCAGTCTGAGGACAAACCACTGAGTATTGAGTTGTTGGAACAGTTGAAGTACACCAGCTGTGTCATCAAAGAAACTCTCCGTATAAACCCTCCTGTCCCTGGTGGCTTCCGTGTGGCACTGAAGACATTTGAGCTCAAT GGATACCAGATTCCCAAGGGTTGGAAAGTCATCTACAGCATCTGTGACACACACGACGTGCTGGACACACTTATAAACAAGGAGGCGTTTCAGCCAGAGAGGTTCTTGGACAAGTCACCAGATGACTCCTCCCGGTTCGGTTACATCCCATTTGGGGGTGGTGCGAGGACGTGTGTGGGTAAAGAGTTTGCTAAAGTTGTACTTAAGGTGTTCCTGGTCGAGGTGGTCACCAAATGCGACTGGACTCTGTTAAACGGACCCCCGACAATGAAAACAGGCCCAACCGTTTATCCAGTGGACAATCTGCCCACAAAGTTCAGCAGATATGGTGACAAATGTATCCAGAACAACTGA
- the LOC115153290 gene encoding cytochrome P450 26B1-like has translation MFLLELSHLSALLTALMSVLSALILLAVSRQLWTFRWTIMRDKECKFPLPNGSMGWPLVGETFHWLFQGSNFHISRREKHGNVFKTHLLGKPVIRVTGAENIRKILLGEHNLVCTQWPQSTRIILGPNTLVNSIGELHKKKRKILAKVFSRGALETYLPRLQDIVKSEIAKWCSEPGPVDVYVAAKSLTFRIAVRVLLGLKMEEKRIVYLSKIFEQLMNNLFSLPVDAPMSGLRKGIKAREILHTCMQKIIEEKMQKQQSEEYYDAFDYMLSSAKENGHELSMQELKETAVELIFAAHSTTASASTSLILQLLRHPAVVEKAQIELESEGLGYDAHSAHSCSGKENGLKCPLAVEQGEHRPLDAETTPLMNGNGTVHCAPDENEEARCSRSHIPCLTMEKLSQLRYIDCVVKEVLRFLPPVSGGYRTVLQTFELDGYQIPKGWSVMYSIRDTHETAAVFQSPEIFDPDRFGSERDESKTGRFNYVPFGGGIRSCVGKELAQMILKTLAVEVIGTCKWTLATDTFPKMQTVPIVHPVNGLHVHFNYDSLLR, from the exons ATGTTCCTTCTGGAGCTCAGTCACTTGTCAGCGCTGCTCACAGCGCTCATGTCTGTGCTCTCCGCCCTGATCCTGCTTGCCGTCTCCAGGCAACTGTGGACTTTCAGGTGGACCATTATGCGGGACAAGGAGTGCAAGTTCCCGCTGCCCAATGGGTCCATGGGCTGGCCGCTGGTGGGAGAAACTTTCCACTGGCTCTTTCAG GGATCCAACTTCCACATCTCCAGGAGAGAGAAGCATGGCAACGTTTTTAAAACTCACCTTTTAGGAAAGCCTGTTATCCGGGTAACTGGTGCAGAAAACATCCGTAAAATCTTGCTTGGAGAACACAACTTGGTCTGCACGCAGTGGCCCCAGAGCACCCGGATTATCCTGGGACCAAACACCCTGGTCAACTCTATCGGAGAGCTGCACAAGAAGAAGAGAAAA ATCTTAGCAAAAGTGTTTAGCCGCGGGGCCTTGGAGACTTACCTACCCCGCTTGCAAGATATTGTCAAGTCTGAAATTGCAAAGTGGTGCTCGGAGCCTGGCCCAGTGGATGTTTACGTCGCAGCCAAATCTCTCACATTTCGCATTGCAGTCAGAGTCTTGTTGGGACTGAAGATGGAGGAAAAACGCATAGTATACCTTTCTAAGATCTTTGAGCAACTCATGAACAACCTCTTCTCATTACCAGTTGACGCACCTATGAGTGGCCTCCGCAAA GGGATTAAAGCCAGGGAAATCCTACATACGTGCATGCAGAAAATCATAGAGGAGAAAATGCAGAAACAACAGTCTGAGGAGTACTATGACGCTTTCGATTACATGTTGAGCAGTGCCAAGGAAAACGGACATGAACTGAGCATGCAGGAGTTGAAG GAAACTGCGGTGGAGTTAATATTTGCTGCTCACTCAACTACGGCCAGTGCTTCCACTTCGCTAATTCTTCAGCTCCTGCGGCACCCCGCTGTGGTGGAGAAAGCCCAGATAGAGCTGGAGTCAGAGGGTCTCGGCTACGACGCACACAGCGCCCACAGCTGCTCCGGCAAAGAAAATGGTCTGAAATGTCCTCTTGCGGTCGAACAAGGGGAACATCGGCCTCTAGACGCAGAGACCACCCCGTTGATGAATGGGAACGGGACTGTTCATTGCGCACCGGATGAAAACGAAGAGGCACGGTGTTCTCGGTCTCATATTCCTTGCTTAACTATGGAGAAACTGAGCCAGCTCCGTTACATTGACTGTGTCGTCAAGGAGGTGCTGCGGTTTCTCCCGCCAGTATCTGGAGGATACAGGACGGTGCTGCAAACATTCGAATTGGAC GGCTACCAGATTCCTAAAGGATGGAGTGTGATGTACAGCATCCGAGACACACATGAGACAGCTGCAGTGTTCCAGAGCCCTGAGATCTTCGACCCAGACCGCTTCGGTTCCGAGCGTGACGAGAGCAAGACTGGGCGCTTTAATTACGTTCCATTTGGTGGCGGAATAAGGAGTTGTGTCGGAAAGGAACTTGCCCAAATGATATTAAAAACCCTGGCCGTTGAGGTGATTGGCACGTGCAAATGGACCCTCGCCACGGATACATTCCCCAAGATGCAGACGGTGCCAATAGTCCATCCCGTCAATGGACTGCATGTGCATTTCAATTACGATAGCCTACTCCGATAG